DNA sequence from the Sphingomonas sp. genome:
CGCGGGGACCTCCATCGCGACCTTGTCGGTCTCCAGCTCGACCAGCGGGTCGTTCTCCTCGACCCGCTCGCCCACCTGCTTCAGCCAGGCGCGCACGACCGCCTTGGTGCCTTCCTGCTCCATCGGCATCAGCACGTCGATCATGGCCTAGAAACCCACCAGCTCGTCGATCTTGGCGCGGATGCGATCGACCGAGGGCACCGCCCATTCCAGCAAAGCCGGATTGTGGGGGCTCGGAATGTCCGGCATCGTCACGCGGGCGACCGGCGCGTCGAGGTCGAGGAAAGCCTCGTCGGCGACCACGGCAGCGATCTCCGCGCCGAAGCCGCCGGTGCGCAGATCCTCGTGCACGATCAGGCAGCGGCGGGTGCGCGCGACCGATTCCAGCACCATCTCCCTGTCCCACGGCATAAGCGTGCGCAGGTCGATGACGTCCGCCGACACATGCTTCGCCGCTTCCTCGCAGCGCGGCACCATCGCGCCCCAGGTGACGATCGTGATCGCATCGCCCTCGCGCGTCTTCCGCGCCTTGCCGAAGGGCAGGACGAAATCGTCGCCCGGCCAGGGCCGGCGCGCCCACACATCGTCCAGCATCGCGCGATGCTCGAAGAAGACGGTGGGATCGTTGCCGCGCAGCGCCGCGCGCAGCAGGCCCACCGCGTCCTCGGCATTGCTCGGCGCCGCGACGCGCCAGCCGGGATTGTGGACGAACTGCACCTCGTTGGTCTGGCTGTGCCAGGGATCGCCGCATTTGAAGAAGCCGACCGGCATGCGCAGCACCATCGGCGCGGCGAAGCGGTTGTGGGTGCGCCAGCGCATCGTGCCGCAATCGTTGATCTGCTCCAGCGCCGGCTCGGCATATTTGCGGAACTGGATTTCGGGCACCGGCAGCAGCCCGGCCAGCGCCAGGCCGACGGCGCGGCCGATGATCCCCTCCTCGCTGAGGCTGGTGTCGAACACCCGCGCCGCGCCATATTTGTCCTGCAGGCCGAGCGTCACCGCATGGACGCCGCCCTTCGGCCCGATATCCTCGCCGAACAGCAGCATGCGCGGGTTGGCCGCCAGCTCCTGATCGAGCGTGCGGCGGATCGCCGTCACCATGTTGATGCGCTGGCCCTCCGGCCGGGGGGCGTCCGTCGCCTCTGGCGGCTGGTAGCCATGCGCCCATTGCCCGCCCATAAGCTGCATGTCGCCTTCGAAGAAGACGTGGGAGGTGACGCTTTCCGGATCGGAGACGCCGCGCGCCTCCGCCTCATCTCGCGCCTTGCCCACCTCGGCTTCGGCGGCGGCGGCGATCGCGTCCCATTCGGCCTCGTCCATCACCGATCCGACGAGGTACGACTTCAGCTTCGGCAGCGGATCGCGTGCCCATTCGGACTTCACGAAATCCTCGTCCTTGTAGGTCTGCGTGTCCTGGAAACTGTGCCCCTGCAGGCGCGGCACGGTAAGGCGCAACAAGGCCGGCCCCTGCCCGTTCCGCACATGCTCGCTCGCCTCGGCGATCAGCCGCGCCGCCTCGGCCGGCTCGGTGCCGTCGCCGGAGACGATCTTCAGATTCCGGAAGCTGCCAAGATTGCGCGCGATGTCGCCGCCCGGCGTCTGGAAGGTGGACGGCACCGAAATGCCGTATTGATTGTCCTCGACATAGAAGAGCATCGGCAGCTTCTGCGTCGTGGCGATGGTGAGCGCCGCCCAGAAACCGTTGGTGGCGCAGGAGGCGTCGCCGCCCAGCACCACCGCGATCGCGCCCCGATAGGCCGGATCGCCCAGCACGTCGCGATAATAGGTGATCGCCTGCGCCCAGCCGGCGGTCGGCGTATATTGCGCGCCGACCCCGCCGCACATCGGCAAGGCCGGGCAGCCGTTCGGGTTCGGATAGTTGAACACCACGCCGATGTCGCGGCCGTCCGAATAGCCCCCTTCCCGGCCCATGCCGGAGCCCAATGCGTCGGCGAGCGGCACGCCGAGCGAGAGCAGCAGCGGGCGCGAGCGGTAATAGCCGCAGGCGCCGTCATGGGCGTGGGACAGGCGGCTGCCCAGCATGACCTGCGCCATGTCGTGCCCGCGCGCGCTGAACTGGTAGAGGACCTTGCGCTCCGGGACGAGCCGCTCCTCCTCGAGCCGATCCATCGCCCGGCTGACCTGGACGAGATGCGCGATGCGCCGCCAGTCGAAGGCGGGGTCGGGCGCATTGGCCCGGCCCGGCGGTTTGCGACTGGCGAGGGCCTCAGCCATCGAGCTCCCCGACGACCGCGGCGGCGAAATGATCGACATTGCCGTCCGACAGCCCCACGACGTTGAAGCGGCCGGAGCCGGCCATGTAGATGCCGTGCTTCTCGCGCAGGTTCAGCACCTGCTGCGGCGAGATGGGCAGCATCGAGAACATGCCCTTCTGCCCGGCGATATAGGCCAGGCGCGGATCGAAGGCGGCGAGCCGGTCGCGCAGCGAGCGGATGCGCGCACCCATCTCGACGAGCTGCGCGCGCCAGTCGGCGGCGAGGTCGGCGTCATCGAGGATGATCCGCACCGCCGCCGCCATATGATCGGGCGGCATCGACCACATGGTCCGCGCCAGGCCGAGCAGATTGCCCAGCACCTTCTGCGCGCCCGCCGCGGTCGGCATCTTCACGAACAGGCTACCGAGCCGGTCGCGGTAGCAGCCGAAATTCTTGTCGCAGCTCTGCGCCACGATCGCCTGCTCGGCGGCCTCGACGACCAGTCTCGTGCCCGCCGCGTCGGCCTCCAGCCCGTCGCCCAGCCCCTGATAGGCGATGTCGATGAAGGGGATCAGCCCGCGCCTGGCGACGATGTCGGCGACCGCTTTCCACTGATCGAGATCGAGGTCAGCGCCGGTCGGATTGTGGCAGCAGCCGTGCAGCAGGACGAGATCGCCCGCCTTCGCGCCATTAAGCGCGTCGGCCATCGCGTCGAACAGGATGCTGGTCGCCGCCTTGTCGTAATAGGGATAATCGACCATCGCGACGCCGGCGGCACCGATCAGCGGCTCGTGATTGGGCCAGGTCGGCGTGCCGACCAGGATGCGCGCCGATGGATCGGCCTTGACGATCAAATCGGCGCCCAGCCGCAGCGCGCCGCAGCCGCCCGGCGTCTGCACGCCGACGATGCGCTCGTCGCCCACCGCGTCCGCGCCGAACACGATCGGCTTGATCAGCTCGACGAAGCGCGGATCGCCCTGCGAGCCCAGATAGGATTTGGTGTCCTGCGTTTCCCACAGGATGCGCTCGGCCGCCTTGACCGCGCGCAGGATCGGCGTGCCGCCGGCGCTGTCGCGATAGACGCCGACGCCGACGTCGATCTTGCCCGGGCGCGGATCGGCCCTGGCGAGCGCGATCAGCGCAAGCAGCGCGTCGGCCGGCTGTTCCTCCAGCCGGCTCAGCAATGTCGGCCGTTCGCCCACCATGACCCCCTGTTCCATGCACGCCTCCATGGCCAGCGGTCTAACCTAGCCGGAGGAGCGCGCAAAGGCTTGTCAAATTTGATGCGAAAGCGCGATTGTATGAAATGTTCATTTCATGATAATGCAGTTTTATGATGGAAGAATTTCACATGGATGCGGTGGACCGCCGCATCGTTCGCGCGCTTCAGCGCGATGCGAGCCTCAGCCACGCCGCCCTGGCCGAGACGGTCGGCGCCTCGGCCGCCTCGGTCTGGCGCCGGGTGCGCAATCTCGAGAAGGAGCAGGTGCTCGGCCCCTCCGTTCGCCTCGCCAGCGCGGAGCGGCTGGGGCGCAGCGTCAATGTGATGTGCCAGGTGCGGATGACCCGCCAGACGATGGACGCGCGCGACGAGTTCGAACGGTTCATCGCCGGGCGCGAGGAGATCGTCGAATGCTATGCCATGTCGGGGGAGTGGGACTATCTGCTGCGCATCGCGGTCAAGGACGTGGCCGATTACGACCGCTTCATCCGCCAGGGCGTGCTCGCCCATCCCAGCGTCGCCAACGCCGCCAGCAATTTCGCGCTGCGCCAGGTGAAGTACACCACTGAAATCCCGGTCTGAGGCCTCAGCCCCGGCGGCGTTCCGTCGCCCAGAGCTGGGGCGGCTTGCCGTAATGGCGACGGAAGGCGTGGCTGAGCGCGACCTCGTCGGAATAACCGGTCAGATCCGCGATCTCGATCAGCGAGTGATTGTCCGAGATCAGCAGCGTCGCGGCGCGCTCCAGCCGCAGCTTGCGGTGATAGGCGATCGGCGCCTCGCCGAAGGCCAGTTTGAAATAACGGGCAAGGTGGAATTGCGAGAGGCCGGCGACGGAGGCCAGTTCGCCCAGCGCCACGCTGCGGTCGTCATTCTCGTGAAGATGGCCGCGGGCACGTTCCAGCCGCTGGAACAAAGTCCGTCGGGTGGACACCTTCACGGCGGTCAGCCGGGCCATCGCGGCCTGGCTCTCGTGCAGGGGGCTTTCGATCGCGGCGGTGACGGTGCGCACCAGATTGTCGGCGAGGCGATGGCCAAGCCGCGGATCGCGCGCGATCCGGCGGCCATATTCCTCCAGCACGCGGCCCATGCCGCTGGTGCGGGTCGACAGGACGAGCGAGCGCCCAAGCAGATGCGCATGGCCGCTTCCCGCGACCCCGGGCTCCCCGCGCGCGGGCAGGATCACGCACATCCCCGTCATGTCGCCGCGATGGGAAGCGATGCAATTGGCCCCGCTGTCCAGATAGAGGAACTGGCCCGGCCGCACCCGCAGCATCGCCCCGTCCACCTCGTAGCGGCACTCGCCTTCCAGCACGATCTTCAGCGACGGATTCCTCGCGCCAAGCGGCGAGCTGCCGCCCTTGAGTCGCGACAGCACGAGCTTGCCGACATCGCTCGGCGTACGAGGCGCCTCGAGATGTTGATCCATGATCGTGAAAGAGCTCGACATTTTAACCTGTGTGTTATTTCGATACATCACCTTGCCGGCGCGAATATGAACCGCGCATGACTGGCTACAAATGTAGCAGGATTGCCTTGCGAATTCGCAAGATCGATCAGCCCTTTCGCAACAGCGATCATGCCGGAACCGGCATGATCCTCCTACCCTCGCCTCCGGAATTGGTCGGAGCCGAACATGATTCACCGATTGCCCAGGCGGGAGCGCGAGGTCGCGGAGATCATCTATGCGAAAGGCGAGGCGAGCGCCGACGACATCTGCCGGGCGCTCTCCGATCCGCTCAGCAATGCCGCGGTGCGCTCCATGCTGCAGCGGATCGCGGCGAAGGGCATGATCCGGCGACACAAGGTCGGGCGGAAATTTCTCTATAGCGCGGTGCGCCCCTGCCGCCTCGCGCGCGAAGCGGCCTTGCGCCGCATCAGTCGCGACTATTTCGATGGCTCGCTGGCATGCGCTGCGCGGGCACTGGCCGAAATGATGCACCGGGAAAGCACCGCGCCCGGCATCGCGGCCGCGATTCCACGGCACGATGCCGTCGGCGGCATCGCGCGGCGCTAGGGGACTGGCCGCGCGCTGCCTAGGTCAGCATGCCGGTTTGGATCGCGACAGCCGCCGCGACAGCCGCGGCCGCCCAGAATCGCCAGACGGGAGCGGGTCGCATCGGCACCGCGTCCGCAGGTGCATCTCCTTTGCCGAGCAGCATGGCGCGCACCAGATTGCGGCGGCGGACGATCAGGTAGAAGAGGATTGCCGCCACATGCAGCGCGATCAGCACGAGCAGGACATCGAACAGATCGTGGTGCAGTTCGGTAAGCCGCTCCGACGCATCATAGCTCACGAAATGCGCAAGCGGACCGGAGGCCAGCCCGTCCTCGTCCACCGCGAACAGGCCGAGCCCGACCTGGGCGGCGAGCACAGCCAGCATCGCGATCACGCTGAGCGCGCCAAGCGGACTATGCCCGGCAGACGGTGCGCCGCGCCCGGCAATCTGGTCGCGCAGCGCGCGCGGTCCCTTGATGAAACCGGCGAAACGCGCGGTCGAGCCGCCGGTCACGCCCCAGAGCAGCCGGAAGACGAGCAGGCCCAGCATCGCGATCCCGGCGGGGATGTGCAGATCCATCCGGCCTTCCTGTGCGCTCCACCACAGGAACGGGATCAGCGGAACGATCGACCAGTGGAAAATGCGGGTCGGCAAATCCCAGATCGGGATATGGACGACACGCTTCATTCCTGTTCCGGCGCCCGAAAGCGATCGTGACAGTTGCGGCAGGCCGGTCCCAGATCGGGTTGCAAGGTGCGAATCGCATCGAGGTCGCCCCCGCCGGCGATCGTGCTGAACTCCTGGCTGGTCGCGACGAAACGCGCGGCGGCCTCGCCGAAACCTTCCTGGTCCGTCCAGATTTCGGGCCGGGCTCGGGTCCTTATTCCTGATTCCGGGCCGCTGCCGGCGGGAAACCAGGTCAGGATTTGCGGCGCGAGGTCGGCAAGGCGGCGCGCATTGCCCTGGATTTCCCCGACGGCCGGATTGCGCGCCTTGAGCTGATCGCCGATCGCTTTGGAAAGGCGCGCCATCTCTTTGTAATGCGCCTGGCGCGTGCGGATCGTGCCGGCGACGCTGTCGTCGCCCTCCACCGCGTCGGTCTCGTTCGAGGCAACGGGTGACTGTGCGCCGTTGCAGGCCGCAACGCCGGCCAGCGCCAGCACAGTGATCCCCATCATCGCTAGCCTTCGCATCCGCTTGAACCTCCGTCGTAATCCGGACGAGGCCCTTCATAGGAGACGCCCCGGCCTGGGGGAAGGTCGGGGCGTCCTGTGCTCCGATCCGGCGAGGGGTCACGCCGAATGCGAAGGGCTTGTCGCCGGATTAGCGGCAGCGGCGGCCGCCATCGCGGTCGATCTCGCGGCCGATCAGGCCGCCGACGACGGCGCCGATGATCGTGCCGGCGGTGCGGTCGCGGCCGCCGTCGATCGCCCGGCCGGCCAGTGCGCCCGCCGCGCCGCCGATGATCAGGCCGGTCGTGCCGTCGCTGCGGCGGCAATGATAGCGCCCGTCGCGCCCGCGCCAGGTCGGCCCGTGATAATAGCCGCGCTGGTCGTAATAGCGGGCATAGGCGCGCCGGTCGCGATAGTCGCGGCGATCGTAGCGGTCGTAACGATCGTAACGGCTCTGCGCCTCCGCCGTCGCGCCGATGGTAGGAACGGTGACGGCCGGAACCGCCATGAGGGCGGCAGCGGTGCCAAGAACAAGGGTACGCATGACAAACTCCCTTCGAGTCCTGCGCGGGAAACAGACATCCGCGTCTGATTCGAGTTCTACGCCTGTTGGGCTGAGCCGGTTCTGAATCGATGGGTTAGGCGGCGTTCAGCTTGACAGCAGACCCGGGTGACTTATCGAAATAAGACACGTTGTCCCTTGCGCTCGGCCCCGCGAAGCCCCAATCTCGCTCGAAACCGCAAGGAACGGGGACGAAGCATGGCCACGCAGACCGAAACGCAGACCGGGACCGAAGGCGCGCCGACGCTGACGCTCGATCCGCCCCAGCCGCTCCAGTCGCTGCAGCCCGAGCAGGCGGCCGGCCTCGTCCCGCTGAAGGACGACCAGAAGAGCCAGCTCGAGGAGCGGGTCGACAAGTTCGTCGCCGACCTGGTCGCGCTCGACGCCAATTCGCCCGATTTCGGCAAGAAGGTCGATCAATTGACCACGATGGGCCGCAAGGAGATCGCGGAAGCCGCCGGCCATTCCAACCGCTTCCTCGACCGGCCGGTGAAGGCGATCGACAAGGACACCGGCATCGGCGCCAACCTCACCGAGCTCAGGAAGACCGTCGAGGGCCTCGATCCCGGCCGGGGCGTGAAGCCGCGCAAGCTGTTCGGCATCATCCCCTGGGGCAATTCGCTGCGCGGCTATTTCATGAAATATCAGTCGGCGCAGACCCATATCTCGTCGATCCTCGCCGCGCTCGCCAGCGGCAAGGACGAGCTCCTCATGGACAATGCCGCGATCGACGTCGAGCGCGCGAACATGTGGAAGACGATGGGCAAGCTGGAGCAGATGATCCACATCTCCAAGGCGCTCGACCAGAAGCTGGAGGACACGGCGGCGGAGCTCGACGCCACCGAGCCGGCCAAGGCCAAGGCGATCCGCGAGACCGCGCTCTTCTACACCCGCCAGCGCACCACCGATCTGCTCACCCAGATGGCGGTGACGGTGCAGGGCTACCTGGCGCTCGATCTGGTCAAGAAGAACAATGTCGAGCTGGTGAAAGGCGTCGATCGCGCGTCCACCACCACCGTCGCGGCGCTGCGCACCGCCGTCACCGTCGCCCAGGCCCTGACCAACCAGAAGCTGGTGCTGGAGCAGATCACCGCGCTCAACACCACGACGGCCAACATGATCGAGAGCACCGGCGACCTTCTGAAGCATCAGTCGGGAGAGATCCACCGCCAGGCGGCGAGCTCGACCATCCCGCTGGAGACGCTGCAGCGCGCCTTCCAGAACATCTACGACACGATGGACACGATCGACAAATTCAAAATCGAGGCGCTCGGCACGATGAAGCAGACGGTCGAGACTTTGGGCAAGGAGGTCGAGAAGAGCCGCGGCTATATCGCCCGCGCCGAGGGGGTGGCGCAGAACCAGCTCTCCGGCCCCAGCGAATCCCCGCTGACCGCGCTCGAGGGCTGAAGGGAGCGCGCCGCCCATGCCGGACCATCCGCGCAGCGTCGATCAGGCGATCGCCCGCTTCGAGGAAGTGATGGGGCGGATCGACCGCACCGCATCCTCGCGCACGGCGGCGGACCGCGCCGCCGATCGCGCGCGGACCCGCCATTATGCCAGCCAGGTCGCCCGGCGCGCCACCAATGTCGGCATCGCGCTCGGCGTGGTGCTGCTCGGCGCGATCGTCGCCGGGATCGTGCTGAACGGCATCGGCATCACCGGCGTCTTCATCGTCATGGCGCTGATGTTCCTGGCCGTGATCGTCTTCTCGCTCTGGTCGGGCGAGCGGCCGATCGTCGAATATAAGGATTCGATGCCGAACAAGGCGGTGGTGCAGCGGCTCGACAGCCTGCTCGGCCGCAAGCGCGCCGCCCTCCCCGCGCCCGCCGCCAGCCGGCTCGACGCGATCAGCGCGCAGCTTCCGCTGCTGGAGAACCGGCTCGCCGAGACCGCGACGCTCGATCCGCTGGCGCAGGACGCGCGCCGGCTGATGGGTCGCCATCTGCCCGAACTGATCGAACGCTACGAGCGCGTCCCCGCGCAGTATCGCCGCGACCGCGACGGAGAAGGTCTGACGGTGGACGAGCGGCTCGTCCAGGGGCTCGACGCCGCGCGCGTCGCCCTTGACGATCTCGGCCGCAAGCTCGCCCGCGAGGATCTCGACGCGTTCGAGACGCAGGGCCGTTTCCTCGAAAGCCGCTACAAGGAAGACGGCGGCATCAAGAGCGAATGAGCATGGCGTTCGAGCTGGAACGAATCCTCTACGACACCGAGGATTTCCTGCGCCGCAGCCTCGGCTCGTCCGCCGCGCGCGAGGCGAAGAAGCGCAAGGCCCGGCGCGCCTGGGAAGAAGCGCTCCGCCGCACCCGCCGCGCCGGGCTGATCTTCGTCGCTCTGGTCGGCCTGCTGATCGCCTGGAGTCTGTTCGCCGCGGTGCCGCTGCTGACCTGGATCGTCGCGCTGCCGACCATCTTCCTGTTCGCGCTGATCAGCCTCTTCTGGCCGAGCCGCCGGACGCGCCGGCAAAGCGATCCGCGCCGCCCGATCGATCTCGGCACGCTGGCCGCGCGCGCCGAGGAAGGGCTGCTCGACCGGCGCCGCGAGCTGCCCGGCCGCGCCTTGCCCGCCGCCGACCGCATCCTGACCCGCCTCGCCGAGCTGCAGCCCGATCTCGCCATGCTCGACCCCGGCTCCCCGGTCGGCGGCGACGCGCGGCGGCTGATCGGCGAGCATCTGCCGCGGCTGGTCGATACCTATCTGGAGCTGCCCGCCAGCACTCGCGCGCCGGGCTCGGAAAGCAGCAAGCGCTTCGGCGAAAGCCTCGACATCGTCGCCGGCGAGCTCGACCATCTCCTCGACCGCGCCAGCAGCGACCG
Encoded proteins:
- a CDS encoding BlaI/MecI/CopY family transcriptional regulator, which encodes MIHRLPRREREVAEIIYAKGEASADDICRALSDPLSNAAVRSMLQRIAAKGMIRRHKVGRKFLYSAVRPCRLAREAALRRISRDYFDGSLACAARALAEMMHRESTAPGIAAAIPRHDAVGGIARR
- a CDS encoding aspartate/tyrosine/aromatic aminotransferase, translated to MVGERPTLLSRLEEQPADALLALIALARADPRPGKIDVGVGVYRDSAGGTPILRAVKAAERILWETQDTKSYLGSQGDPRFVELIKPIVFGADAVGDERIVGVQTPGGCGALRLGADLIVKADPSARILVGTPTWPNHEPLIGAAGVAMVDYPYYDKAATSILFDAMADALNGAKAGDLVLLHGCCHNPTGADLDLDQWKAVADIVARRGLIPFIDIAYQGLGDGLEADAAGTRLVVEAAEQAIVAQSCDKNFGCYRDRLGSLFVKMPTAAGAQKVLGNLLGLARTMWSMPPDHMAAAVRIILDDADLAADWRAQLVEMGARIRSLRDRLAAFDPRLAYIAGQKGMFSMLPISPQQVLNLREKHGIYMAGSGRFNVVGLSDGNVDHFAAAVVGELDG
- a CDS encoding pyruvate dehydrogenase; the encoded protein is MAEALASRKPPGRANAPDPAFDWRRIAHLVQVSRAMDRLEEERLVPERKVLYQFSARGHDMAQVMLGSRLSHAHDGACGYYRSRPLLLSLGVPLADALGSGMGREGGYSDGRDIGVVFNYPNPNGCPALPMCGGVGAQYTPTAGWAQAITYYRDVLGDPAYRGAIAVVLGGDASCATNGFWAALTIATTQKLPMLFYVEDNQYGISVPSTFQTPGGDIARNLGSFRNLKIVSGDGTEPAEAARLIAEASEHVRNGQGPALLRLTVPRLQGHSFQDTQTYKDEDFVKSEWARDPLPKLKSYLVGSVMDEAEWDAIAAAAEAEVGKARDEAEARGVSDPESVTSHVFFEGDMQLMGGQWAHGYQPPEATDAPRPEGQRINMVTAIRRTLDQELAANPRMLLFGEDIGPKGGVHAVTLGLQDKYGAARVFDTSLSEEGIIGRAVGLALAGLLPVPEIQFRKYAEPALEQINDCGTMRWRTHNRFAAPMVLRMPVGFFKCGDPWHSQTNEVQFVHNPGWRVAAPSNAEDAVGLLRAALRGNDPTVFFEHRAMLDDVWARRPWPGDDFVLPFGKARKTREGDAITIVTWGAMVPRCEEAAKHVSADVIDLRTLMPWDREMVLESVARTRRCLIVHEDLRTGGFGAEIAAVVADEAFLDLDAPVARVTMPDIPSPHNPALLEWAVPSVDRIRAKIDELVGF
- a CDS encoding helix-turn-helix transcriptional regulator → MDQHLEAPRTPSDVGKLVLSRLKGGSSPLGARNPSLKIVLEGECRYEVDGAMLRVRPGQFLYLDSGANCIASHRGDMTGMCVILPARGEPGVAGSGHAHLLGRSLVLSTRTSGMGRVLEEYGRRIARDPRLGHRLADNLVRTVTAAIESPLHESQAAMARLTAVKVSTRRTLFQRLERARGHLHENDDRSVALGELASVAGLSQFHLARYFKLAFGEAPIAYHRKLRLERAATLLISDNHSLIEIADLTGYSDEVALSHAFRRHYGKPPQLWATERRRG
- a CDS encoding toxic anion resistance protein; its protein translation is MATQTETQTGTEGAPTLTLDPPQPLQSLQPEQAAGLVPLKDDQKSQLEERVDKFVADLVALDANSPDFGKKVDQLTTMGRKEIAEAAGHSNRFLDRPVKAIDKDTGIGANLTELRKTVEGLDPGRGVKPRKLFGIIPWGNSLRGYFMKYQSAQTHISSILAALASGKDELLMDNAAIDVERANMWKTMGKLEQMIHISKALDQKLEDTAAELDATEPAKAKAIRETALFYTRQRTTDLLTQMAVTVQGYLALDLVKKNNVELVKGVDRASTTTVAALRTAVTVAQALTNQKLVLEQITALNTTTANMIESTGDLLKHQSGEIHRQAASSTIPLETLQRAFQNIYDTMDTIDKFKIEALGTMKQTVETLGKEVEKSRGYIARAEGVAQNQLSGPSESPLTALEG
- a CDS encoding cytochrome b/b6 domain-containing protein encodes the protein MKRVVHIPIWDLPTRIFHWSIVPLIPFLWWSAQEGRMDLHIPAGIAMLGLLVFRLLWGVTGGSTARFAGFIKGPRALRDQIAGRGAPSAGHSPLGALSVIAMLAVLAAQVGLGLFAVDEDGLASGPLAHFVSYDASERLTELHHDLFDVLLVLIALHVAAILFYLIVRRRNLVRAMLLGKGDAPADAVPMRPAPVWRFWAAAAVAAAVAIQTGMLT
- a CDS encoding Lrp/AsnC family transcriptional regulator, which codes for MMEEFHMDAVDRRIVRALQRDASLSHAALAETVGASAASVWRRVRNLEKEQVLGPSVRLASAERLGRSVNVMCQVRMTRQTMDARDEFERFIAGREEIVECYAMSGEWDYLLRIAVKDVADYDRFIRQGVLAHPSVANAASNFALRQVKYTTEIPV
- a CDS encoding glycine zipper 2TM domain-containing protein; the encoded protein is MRTLVLGTAAALMAVPAVTVPTIGATAEAQSRYDRYDRYDRRDYRDRRAYARYYDQRGYYHGPTWRGRDGRYHCRRSDGTTGLIIGGAAGALAGRAIDGGRDRTAGTIIGAVVGGLIGREIDRDGGRRCR
- a CDS encoding cytochrome c, encoding MMGITVLALAGVAACNGAQSPVASNETDAVEGDDSVAGTIRTRQAHYKEMARLSKAIGDQLKARNPAVGEIQGNARRLADLAPQILTWFPAGSGPESGIRTRARPEIWTDQEGFGEAAARFVATSQEFSTIAGGGDLDAIRTLQPDLGPACRNCHDRFRAPEQE